The genomic interval GGGTGGGTGAGGGTATATAAGACACCCCTAATCTCCCAGGAGAGGAATTTGTCATTAACTGGCCCAAAAAGATGCGTTCATTGGGAGCTCTGGCTGTCGCGCTGCACGCATCTCTGCTGGTGCTGCTCGCTCAGGGGGTCCACAGAAACAGGGATGGAGTTTACATGCGGTCCAAGCAGCATTTTTCCTCCATGGATCGATCAACCGGGTACCACCTGCCCACCTACATGATGCATCTCTACAGGAATTTCAAGTCCAACTTTTCCAGGCCTTTGGATACTATGGAGCAAGATTCCACAAAGCAGGCAGACACCGTGAAGAGTGTGATGGCTAAAAGTAAGATTTCCAaacatgcagatgttttattgataataatatagGGGACAACAAGGTGATGAAGAAATGTATTAacgtgtttattcttaaaggtgtttttttttggagctttGGTCCAAGTCAGATCTCATGCTTTTAAAACGTAAAGACCCTTTGAAAtgttaggttgttttttttttttttaccacttaaAGACCCCTTTGAAATgttagttggttttttttttttttctgggctcAAGTGTTGCTGTCAAAGCTCCGAGCCAGACGACCTCAGAGGGGTTCAATCCACATCCCGTtctggaggagggggggtgaaTAACCATGCAGGATCAGCGTGTGAAAAGGACGGGTTTTCTGTCTAATTCTCAAAgcaaacctctttttttttttttacttaaataggTGATGTTGATTAGATATCTCGCCAGACATCCCCCTATACAAATCTCTTGTTAAGTCAAATCAACAACTTCCCTTAGTTCTTTTTTCACACTTGGCTTGATTAGATTAGAGCTCGGGGATTTAATGGCACAAGCAGCCAACAGAGGACgggcctccctccctccctgctgctgAATCTCATTCCACATCGCTGCTAGGTGTTAGAGTTACTACCTATTTGTTTGAGTGAGGATATGCAGAAGCCGGGAGAGGCAGAGATGTGTTAAATGATGGGTTTCGGATCGGTGTTTGGTTTGAGTGGATGAATGGCAAAGGAGGGTTTGCACTTTTGATCAACAGGAGAGCTAAATAGGGCAATGCACGACAAAAGCACaaattgaatgtttaaaaaaaaaaaaatgctttaatccTTTAGATTAATTTGAACCACACCTGTTCATTGACTCACAATGAGAGCCCCATTACAAGGTATGGGCGCAGCACTTGTTGCCCTGCACCAGAACAATGGCTGgatttttctctccatctgtacaagcattaatcattaatcattaatcatGAATCGTGGTAGAAGTTATCAAAGGGAATTATATTGTGCCTTAACTGTCCTCCTCTCCATtcatttttgcaaaacaaaagaggagactggattaaacaaataacattaatCCTACCTGTAATTAATATGGTTAATGATGATAGGTCATTGAGGTTTGGGGATGcacaataattgaaaaaaatggatgATGTCAGACTAAAATTGACATGCATCTGTGTCAGTTATTAAGACGcacatattcaaatatttataaaaacaaatgttttatgtcaCTGTTATACCACCATGTAGCCTAAAAATAGTCTCAAAGTGGATTctgttaaatattatataacaatatGAATGTGCAGTGTGATAaagtaaatgttatatttatttgagGATCTGATTATATGAAAATAGCAATgttaatgtctgttttttcactatttaataaatcaagtcaCTGAAAAATCAAGgtctaaaacatttaaaaaatcctttaatTAAAAGGACGTTTAAATGCTTGGTATAAACAGATAAATGTGAAGAGATACTGCTGTAGCAGCCTTTATTTCCTGATTTATTACTAAATACCGTTTCCAAGAGGAAGTCTTTATTGAAGTAAAGAAGAAATCACTGGAGATGATCAATACTACATTTAAATATAGCATTTCATAGTTAacattttcataacatttttggTTGTTGTAGTTTGCTTCTCCTGGAAAAGCTCACTGGCATTTGTATGTGTTGTCATATCAGTATAATCATAAACTGTCTGATTACGATAGTAAtctttctcttttcactttCACTAGGTTTGATATCCAGTCAGAAGCGCTGGATtgcgacctttgacctcaagGCCCTTCTGGCTGACAAGCAGATCCAGGCGGCAGAGCTGAGAATCAGACTTCCTCGGACAGCGAGCGTGTCCAACATCACTGTGGAGGTCTATCACCAGCACGGCCAGGCGTGCCACACGCACGAGGGCTGCCAGGAACAGCAGCTGGTGGGGCTTCTCACTGAATCATCACTGGTCACTTTATCACAGAACTGGAAAGTGTTCAACATGACAAAACCTCTCTTGAGCTGGCTCAGACGAAAATCAGCCACGGTAAGAATTCCACAAAAAAGAGTGGCAAGCAGAAGGAGAGTggcaaagacaaagagaggccTGTCGCTTCCCGATCAGCCCGTCTTTGTGGCGAGCCCGAGAAGAGAGCAGGACTTGAGTGACCGGGCCTTGTTGGTCGTCTTCTCACAAACTGGCTCTGATGAAAACTCGAAGGCCAAAGCCAGCTTGCTTCACATGGCGGAACAGTCCAAGTTCTTGTCCCCTGCTGAAATCAAAAGGGCCCGGTGGCCAAAGAGGCGAAGGAGCAAACGGGGCCAGATAGAACAAACGGTGAGAAGCCCGCAGGCGTCCAAGAGAGCGAGTGAAAAATCTCTCTGCCGCCGAGTAGACCTGCATGTGGACTTTAATCAGATCGGCTGGGGGTCCTGGATCGTCTTTCCTAAAAGATATAACGCCTATCGTTGTGAGGGATCCTGCCCTGGTCCCCTGGGGGAAAACCTGAATCCAACAAATCATGCCTACATGCAGGTTAGTGGTGGaaatatatctatttatgttgttattgGGAATATAACTCATTCATTATCTGAGGCTCAGTAGATTCACATCCGCGTGGGCTGCTCGTGTTGACACATTTCCTCCCGTCAGAACACCAGATGGGAGATACTggagtaaacaaaaaaatatcccTACATGACCTACAGCATTTGGTATTATCACTGATAGATTAAGGTAAACTGGTAGCTGTTGAAACTGCAGATGGAAACAAGactagaaagagaaaaaaacatatgcaGCTGTAAGACAAACAATATTgtaagagtttaaaaaaaagagtccagCTGCAACGATTTAACCTTAAACTATTTTGAGAATTTATCCATATTTTCAGTAGTTTTTCAAGAAAAACTTCCAACATTCACTGGTCTCAACTTCTCACATGTGAGGATTTAATGCTTTTCTTTGGATGTCGGataataaattgaatataattGGGTGTTGACTGCTAATCGAATAATCTTATTCATCCCCGTGGGGCTGTGGGTAATTAAAACCGAatgttttatacatatttttctagGCAAAccgattaattgagaaaatgatcagcagattaatcaacaATGGAAATAATCATAAATTGCAGTgctataaaatacatttaaacaagcaTGCTATCACGAAACCCTCACTGGCATAATCAGGAATAATTaatcagaaaaaatattaaaagtatttgtcTGTCTTGGTATCTTTGTATACAGAAATGAAGTATTTTAAGACTGGAATCATCCATCTaaatcctgttttgttttttttcttttccagagTTTACTGAAACATTACCACCCTGACCGAGTGGCAGCGCCCTGCTGTGCCCCAACCAAAATGAGCCCATTAAGCATGCTGTACTACGAGAACAGAGAAATGCTCCTCCGACATCACGAAGACATGATTGTGGATGAATGTGGCTGCCAGTGACAGATACAACCAACTCCAAACATGACCTGTGTTGCTGAGCGGTGCTAACGGCATAAAACATGCTGTGCAGGAGCAGCCaaagtctgaaaaacaaaagggaacaCTTAGCCGGGAGGAAAAAAGCTCTTTGATATTCGTCACCTTGCACTGTAAGATTGTAGCTGATCAATGTGCAGAGATGGGATTTTAAATTTGCGATGTGAGCTTTggtttttaagaaaaacattgttattttaactGAAATACAAACTCAACAATAGCATCCAGCCTTCCAGCTGTGTGCAGATGTCACAATGTAATTTACAACTTTATTTCCCTTGTCAATTTCATCAATGTAAACATGAAATGGCAATGGTGTTGAATATTccagcactgttttttttttttattgtacagtaCATTTGTACAACTGTaaattaatgtatatttattgtaaatattaaataaattgtatttatgtacattttgcacatggattatatattttgttatgttttattacttatgaTGTACTAACAAAAGGTTATTTTAAGCAGAGGTGATGGGTATCAAACATCTTATATATCTATATGGAAAAACTATTTT from Anoplopoma fimbria isolate UVic2021 breed Golden Eagle Sablefish chromosome 5, Afim_UVic_2022, whole genome shotgun sequence carries:
- the ndr2 gene encoding nodal-related 2 — encoded protein: MRSLGALAVALHASLLVLLAQGVHRNRDGVYMRSKQHFSSMDRSTGYHLPTYMMHLYRNFKSNFSRPLDTMEQDSTKQADTVKSVMAKSLISSQKRWIATFDLKALLADKQIQAAELRIRLPRTASVSNITVEVYHQHGQACHTHEGCQEQQLVGLLTESSLVTLSQNWKVFNMTKPLLSWLRRKSATVRIPQKRVASRRRVAKTKRGLSLPDQPVFVASPRREQDLSDRALLVVFSQTGSDENSKAKASLLHMAEQSKFLSPAEIKRARWPKRRRSKRGQIEQTVRSPQASKRASEKSLCRRVDLHVDFNQIGWGSWIVFPKRYNAYRCEGSCPGPLGENLNPTNHAYMQSLLKHYHPDRVAAPCCAPTKMSPLSMLYYENREMLLRHHEDMIVDECGCQ